The following coding sequences are from one Venturia canescens isolate UGA chromosome 5, ASM1945775v1, whole genome shotgun sequence window:
- the rasp gene encoding protein-cysteine N-palmitoyltransferase Rasp, giving the protein MKLAIISLGKYETIFYFGAWIIGVFYSIYKVHLISYYFADYNAAYDDFSPGWSWIGGKRDTSDIEWALWIPFMFDIFPWTVVQLVVSQILKSYHNSTIKLSLWNLGISLVFLWRYLGVLGMLCMLIQPCIACLLVSIKSKKISCIVHLLSLGGLQMAKTMHVVMQNWLGLGDVKYQMFIIGICWMQLRCISCSIDRIDSYKHENLSSFMQDLLHSLAYCLYLPTLFLGPLILYGEFIDGIQKAPSKWDSKRSMKFLLNLLRYLFWLRFTEFSMHFLHFNVLQYHPKLVEEMDCWAFYGFGYCMGQYFLNKYVVVYGIWGEFSRADDINAPPHPKCIGRIHLYSDMWKHFDRGLYNFLIRYIYVPVSRKNIPTARVFASFLSFSFVFLWHGIQMFIFIWCLLNFIGLTVEGFARSVGNSSTYLRLEAQYLSPRNSRRFRCALAAPLLVFSATSNFYFFAGEEIGHIFMYRLFHDSFLSIGMLVFLLYCCCQVSTELKNCEKEKSFRGRRTDVLNWK; this is encoded by the exons ATGAAACTCGCAATCATTTCGctaggaaaatacgaaactatctTCTACTTCGGAGCCTGGATAATCGGCGTTTTTTACTCTATTTATAAAGTTCATCTGATCAGTTATT ATTTTGCTGATTACAATGCAGCTTACGACGACTTCAGCCCAGGATGGTCATGGATCGGAGGTAAACGTGATACCTCAGATATCGAATGGGCTCTGTGGATTCCATTCAtgttcgatatttttccttgGACTGTCGTGCAGCTTGTTGTTAGCCAAATTCTTAAATCTTATCATAACAGTACAATC AAACTATCTTTATGGAATTTGGGCATATCTTTGGTATTCCTCTGGAGATACTTGGGAGTTCTAGGGATGCTGTGCATGTTGATACAACCGTGCATAGCTTGTCTACTTGTCTCgataaagagtaaaaaaatatcttgTATCGTCCACCTCTTGTCACTGGGTGGATTACAAATGGCAAAAACGATGCACGTTGTAATGCAAAATTGGTTGGGTCTGGGAGACGTGAAGTATCAGATGTTTATAATTGGCATATGTTGGATGCAGTTGAGATGTATAAGTTGCAGTATCGATAGAATTGATAGctataaacacgaaaatttgaGCTCGTTTATGCAGGATCTTTTGCACAGTCTTGCTTACTGTTTGTACTTGCCAACGTTGTTTCTGGGACCACTGATCTTGTATGGAGAATTCATCGATGGT ATTCAAAAAGCACCAAGCAAATGGGACTCGAAGcgttcgatgaaatttttgctGAATTTACTTCGTTATTTATTTTGGCTTCGATTCACTGAATTTTCCATGCATTTTCTTCACTTCAATGTTTTGCAGTATCATCCCAag CTCGTAGAAGAGATGGACTGTTGGGCTTTTTATGGGTTCGGATACTGCATGggtcaatattttctcaacaAGTATGTAGTAGTTTATGGAATTTGGGGCGAATTCAGCAGAGCTGACGACATTAACGCACCTCCTCATCCAAAATGCATCGGACGAATTCATCTTTACTCCGATATGTGGAAACACTTTGATCGGGGACTGTACAATTTTCTCATAAG ATATATCTATGTGCCGGTATCAAGAAAAAACATTCCAACAGCCCGAGTTTTCGCTTCGTTCCTAAGTTTCAGTTTTGTCTTCCTCTGGCACGGAATacaaatgtttattttcatatGGTGCCTTTTAAACTTCATTGGACTAACCGTTGAAGGATTTGCTCGCTCAGTTGGAAATTCTTCAACGTATCTCAGGCTCGAAGCACAGTATCTCAGCCCTCGGAATAGTCGCAGATTCAGATGTGCATTGGCTGCACCTTTGTTGGTTTTCTCTGCAAcctccaatttttatttttttgcagGAGAAGAAATTGGTCACATTTTCATGTATCGATTGTTCCATG ATTCGTTCTTGAGTATTGGGATGCTGGTATTTCTCCTTTATTGCTGCTGTCAAGTATCgacagaattgaaaaattgtgagaaagaaaaatcgtttcgagGAAGAAGAACCGACGTGCTGAATTGGAAATAA